Proteins encoded in a region of the Methanofollis tationis genome:
- a CDS encoding IS256 family transposase has translation MDPLALIEDYLSDNENGMKTLITWFLNQVMLLEALHQAGAEQYERTDARKAHRNGYKKRSLKTRYGETILQKPQFREFPFETQVFGRYSRVEKALENAIFESYLQGVSTRRIQEIVAHFGIEQLSPASVSRIAKDLDEQVHAFLQRPIEQEIPYLFVDASYYKVREGPRYITKALLVIAGVRMDGYREILGARITDCENEMFWSGLFEDLKERGLVGVKMVVSDGHAGIQKAAEAAFLGASWQMCSVHCTRAVLKNIPRKHQKEVAESLKEAYGDEERLQQLADDLNERGYRKAANTIERFIPGLMSYTAFPKEHAKRIRTTNMMERVNKELKRRTKVVGAFPNEESLLRLAGSILMDINEEWVTGRRYLTMEGE, from the coding sequence ATGGATCCCTTAGCGTTAATCGAAGATTATCTTTCCGATAATGAGAATGGCATGAAGACCCTCATCACCTGGTTCCTCAACCAGGTGATGCTGCTCGAAGCCCTCCACCAGGCGGGAGCCGAGCAGTATGAACGAACCGATGCGCGGAAGGCTCACCGAAACGGCTACAAGAAGCGCTCTCTAAAAACCCGATATGGAGAAACGATCCTCCAGAAACCACAATTCCGAGAGTTCCCCTTCGAAACACAGGTATTTGGACGCTATTCCCGGGTTGAGAAGGCTCTTGAGAATGCTATCTTTGAATCCTACCTTCAGGGAGTCTCAACCCGCCGGATCCAGGAGATTGTTGCTCATTTTGGCATCGAACAACTCTCTCCTGCTTCAGTATCCAGGATAGCAAAGGACCTCGATGAACAGGTCCATGCATTCCTTCAGAGGCCTATTGAACAGGAGATTCCCTATCTCTTTGTGGATGCTTCGTACTACAAAGTCAGAGAGGGACCACGCTACATCACCAAAGCTCTTCTGGTGATCGCCGGTGTTCGAATGGATGGCTACCGGGAAATCCTGGGAGCTAGAATCACTGATTGTGAAAATGAGATGTTCTGGTCGGGATTGTTCGAAGACCTCAAAGAACGAGGATTGGTGGGTGTCAAGATGGTTGTCTCAGATGGTCATGCCGGGATCCAGAAGGCGGCGGAAGCCGCCTTCCTCGGCGCATCGTGGCAGATGTGCTCGGTCCATTGCACCCGGGCGGTTTTAAAGAATATTCCACGGAAACATCAGAAAGAAGTTGCTGAGTCCTTGAAGGAGGCATATGGGGACGAGGAAAGACTTCAGCAGCTTGCAGATGATCTGAACGAACGAGGATATCGGAAAGCGGCCAATACGATCGAGAGATTCATCCCGGGACTTATGAGTTACACGGCGTTCCCGAAAGAGCACGCAAAGCGGATCCGAACGACGAACATGATGGAAAGAGTCAACAAGGAACTGAAACGGAGAACCAAAGTTGTAGGGGCCTTTCCCAATGAAGAGTCACTCCTCAGGCTGGCAGGATCCATCCTGATGGACATCAATGAGGAGTGGGTGACCGGCAGAAGATATTTGACGATGGAGGGGGAATGA
- a CDS encoding FMN-binding glutamate synthase family protein has protein sequence MNLRQPNANEAVGTSNRSRNVVPMSGLCTRCVDGCKGNCDIWLSSFRGREVLYPGPFGEITAGADKNYPIDFSHLNIQGYAVGARGLPEGTEIGPDTAVFSAVNTETEYGWDIKVPMRVPIFTGALGSTEIARVNWEHFAVGAALSGITLVCGENVCGIDPQLERDHNGKVSKSPEMDRRIETYKKFHEGYGELLVQMNVEDTRLGTAEYVASKHNLETIELKWGQGAKCIGGEIKVKSLDRALELKKRGYIVLPDPTNPAIQEAYKAGAIKEFERHSRLGFVTEDGFLAEVDRLRDIGFKRVTLKTGAYSMKELAMAIKYSSEAKIDLLTIDGAPGGTGMSPWPMMEEWGIPTFYIEALTYEFCGRLKARGIRTPDIAIAGGIADEANAFKVLAMGSPYVKAVCMGRALMIPGMVGKNIQKWLDAGELPKTVSKYGSTVQEIFVCYEELKEKYGERMSEIPLGAIALYTYSQRFKTGMQQIMAGSRNFSLASVSRNDLMALTPEAAEVSGIPYVMDAFREAAEDILDA, from the coding sequence ATGAATCTTAGACAACCGAATGCAAACGAAGCAGTCGGGACCTCCAACCGTTCCCGGAACGTCGTCCCGATGTCTGGCCTCTGCACGCGCTGTGTCGATGGCTGTAAGGGCAACTGTGATATCTGGCTCTCCTCGTTCCGCGGCCGCGAGGTCCTCTACCCCGGCCCCTTCGGCGAGATCACCGCCGGTGCCGATAAGAACTACCCGATCGACTTCTCCCACCTGAATATCCAGGGCTATGCAGTGGGCGCCCGCGGCCTCCCCGAGGGCACCGAGATCGGACCGGACACGGCCGTCTTCTCCGCCGTCAACACCGAGACGGAGTACGGCTGGGACATCAAGGTCCCGATGCGCGTGCCGATCTTCACCGGTGCGCTCGGCTCGACCGAGATCGCCCGCGTGAACTGGGAGCACTTCGCCGTCGGCGCCGCGCTCTCCGGCATTACCCTGGTCTGCGGCGAGAATGTCTGCGGCATCGACCCGCAGCTCGAGCGCGACCACAATGGCAAGGTTTCGAAGTCCCCTGAGATGGACCGCCGTATCGAGACCTACAAGAAGTTCCACGAGGGCTACGGCGAACTTCTGGTCCAGATGAACGTCGAGGATACCCGTCTTGGCACGGCCGAGTACGTCGCCTCCAAGCACAACCTGGAAACCATCGAGCTGAAGTGGGGTCAGGGCGCGAAGTGCATCGGCGGCGAGATCAAGGTGAAGTCCCTCGACCGCGCCCTTGAACTCAAGAAGAGAGGCTACATCGTCCTCCCGGACCCGACGAACCCGGCGATCCAGGAGGCCTACAAGGCCGGCGCGATCAAGGAGTTCGAGCGCCACTCCCGTCTCGGCTTCGTGACCGAGGACGGTTTCCTCGCAGAGGTCGACCGTCTCCGGGACATCGGCTTCAAGCGTGTCACCCTCAAGACCGGCGCCTACTCCATGAAGGAGCTCGCCATGGCGATCAAGTACTCCTCCGAGGCGAAGATCGACCTGCTGACCATCGACGGCGCACCGGGCGGCACCGGCATGAGCCCCTGGCCGATGATGGAAGAGTGGGGCATTCCGACCTTCTACATCGAGGCGCTCACCTACGAGTTCTGCGGGCGGTTAAAGGCGCGTGGCATCCGCACGCCCGACATCGCCATCGCCGGCGGCATCGCCGACGAGGCGAACGCCTTCAAGGTGCTCGCCATGGGCAGCCCGTACGTCAAGGCCGTCTGCATGGGCCGCGCCCTGATGATCCCGGGCATGGTCGGGAAGAACATCCAGAAGTGGCTCGATGCCGGCGAACTCCCCAAGACCGTCTCGAAGTACGGCTCCACGGTCCAGGAGATCTTCGTCTGCTACGAAGAGCTCAAGGAGAAGTACGGCGAGCGCATGTCCGAGATCCCGCTCGGGGCCATTGCGCTGTACACCTACTCGCAGCGGTTCAAGACCGGCATGCAGCAGATCATGGCCGGGAGCAGGAACTTCAGCCTCGCCTCGGTCTCTAGGAACGACCTGATGGCCCTCACCCCCGAGGCCGCCGAGGTTTCCGGCATCCCGTACGTCATGGACGCATTCCGCGAGGCCGCCGAGGATATCCTCGACGCCTGA
- a CDS encoding Mrp/NBP35 family ATP-binding protein has product MAQSTDAQEKCDGNCSTCPSAQKEGCDSPQKGLPPKVKIDVKHVILVLSGKGGVGKTTVSVNLASALANHGKNVGILDLDIHGPNIPKMVGAEGQKLMVMGNKIEPIHITGNLSVVSMEFLLPDADTPVIWRGPMKMSAIKQFLEDVNWGSLDYLVVDLPPGTGDEALTIVQLAPNIKGAVIVTTPQEVSTMDSKKAAKFIEKLDIPVIGVIENMSGFICPDCGKEIDIFGKGGGKKAAEELGVPYLGAIPIDPTMREAGDEGRPFINLHANSPAWKAIDAVMENLVKIVEG; this is encoded by the coding sequence ATGGCACAATCCACAGACGCACAGGAAAAATGCGACGGCAACTGCTCAACCTGCCCGAGCGCCCAGAAAGAAGGATGCGACTCGCCGCAGAAGGGACTTCCACCGAAGGTGAAGATCGACGTCAAGCACGTGATTCTGGTCCTCTCAGGCAAGGGCGGCGTCGGCAAGACGACTGTCTCGGTGAACCTCGCCTCCGCCCTCGCTAACCACGGCAAGAACGTCGGCATCCTTGACCTCGACATCCACGGCCCGAACATTCCGAAGATGGTCGGCGCCGAGGGGCAGAAACTGATGGTGATGGGGAACAAGATCGAGCCCATCCATATCACCGGCAACCTCTCAGTCGTCTCGATGGAATTCCTCCTCCCGGACGCCGACACCCCGGTGATCTGGCGCGGGCCGATGAAGATGTCTGCGATCAAGCAGTTCCTTGAGGACGTGAACTGGGGCTCACTCGATTATCTGGTCGTCGACCTCCCACCCGGAACCGGCGACGAGGCCCTCACCATCGTGCAGCTCGCACCCAACATCAAGGGGGCGGTGATCGTCACCACGCCGCAGGAAGTCTCGACGATGGACTCGAAAAAAGCGGCGAAATTCATCGAGAAACTCGATATCCCGGTCATCGGCGTCATCGAGAACATGAGCGGCTTCATCTGCCCGGACTGCGGGAAAGAGATCGATATTTTCGGCAAGGGTGGCGGCAAGAAGGCGGCCGAGGAACTCGGCGTCCCATACCTCGGGGCGATCCCGATTGACCCCACCATGAGGGAGGCCGGCGACGAGGGAAGACCGTTCATCAACCTGCATGCAAATTCCCCGGCCTGGAAGGCGATCGACGCCGTTATGGAGAACCTGGTCAAAATCGTCGAGGGATAA
- the tsaA gene encoding tRNA (N6-threonylcarbamoyladenosine(37)-N6)-methyltransferase TrmO has protein sequence MMELVQIGVIRSPYKRQGDAPRQGRLADIESEIEVFPEYLDGLADVERCSHLILLYWLDRADRTMLKAIPPGQPAERGVFSTRSPNRPNPIGFGVVDLVAVEGGTLRVRGLDAFDGTPLLDIKPYSSEVDAIPGISVGWMENMKRNPGT, from the coding sequence ATGATGGAACTTGTGCAGATCGGGGTGATCAGGTCCCCGTATAAACGTCAGGGCGACGCACCCAGGCAGGGACGCCTTGCCGACATAGAGAGCGAGATCGAGGTCTTCCCTGAATACCTCGATGGCCTTGCAGACGTCGAGCGGTGCTCCCACCTCATCCTCCTCTACTGGCTCGACCGGGCCGACCGGACGATGCTGAAGGCAATACCCCCTGGCCAACCCGCAGAACGCGGCGTCTTCTCGACGAGATCGCCAAACCGCCCCAACCCGATCGGTTTCGGGGTGGTCGACCTCGTCGCCGTCGAGGGGGGAACCCTGCGGGTGCGGGGGCTTGACGCCTTCGACGGCACGCCGCTCCTGGACATCAAACCGTACTCCTCAGAGGTCGACGCGATCCCGGGCATCAGCGTCGGCTGGATGGAGAATATGAAGAGGAACCCGGGCACCTGA
- the cas4 gene encoding CRISPR-associated protein Cas4: MIDYLQGVLILLIMAAVVLVFAIRRHYAAQQVRDQYGIPEGELLYADLGEPGDALFSEKYRISGKPDYVLRDEMTGAHIPVEVKSGRAKKPYWNHILQLGAYCLLVEERYGTRVPYGILVYGDGQQHRIEFTDAIRSQVLSTVDEMRRCLESGAVRRNHNAPVRCANCAYRSECLFSLEGD; this comes from the coding sequence GTGATCGACTATTTACAAGGCGTCCTGATTCTCCTGATCATGGCCGCCGTCGTGCTCGTCTTTGCGATCCGGCGGCACTACGCCGCACAGCAGGTGCGGGATCAGTACGGCATCCCTGAGGGCGAGCTGCTCTACGCCGACCTCGGGGAGCCAGGCGATGCGTTGTTCTCGGAAAAATACCGTATCTCGGGAAAGCCCGACTACGTCCTGCGGGACGAGATGACCGGGGCCCATATCCCGGTCGAGGTGAAGAGCGGGCGGGCGAAAAAGCCTTACTGGAACCACATCCTCCAGCTCGGCGCCTACTGCCTCCTTGTCGAGGAGCGCTACGGCACCCGCGTCCCGTACGGGATCCTGGTCTATGGCGACGGACAGCAGCACCGGATCGAGTTCACCGACGCCATCCGCTCGCAGGTGCTCTCGACGGTGGACGAGATGCGCCGCTGCCTCGAAAGCGGGGCAGTCAGGCGCAACCACAATGCGCCGGTCAGATGCGCGAACTGCGCCTACCGTTCAGAATGTCTTTTTTCCCTTGAAGGAGACTGA
- a CDS encoding ribonuclease HI family protein, which yields MPETQDLEIYTDGASRGNPGHAAYAFLFVKGGRAVLERSEYLGIATNNTAEYRAIIAALTEASRQTDGPVRVYSDSELVVRQITGAYRVNKEHLRELKDEVLRIAGQFTSVTFVSVRRTDPWIGRADELCNRELDARRGR from the coding sequence ATGCCGGAGACCCAGGATCTTGAGATCTACACCGACGGGGCGTCCCGCGGCAATCCCGGCCATGCCGCCTATGCCTTTCTCTTTGTAAAGGGCGGGCGAGCGGTTCTCGAACGTTCAGAGTATCTGGGGATCGCCACGAACAACACGGCGGAGTACCGGGCGATCATTGCCGCCCTGACCGAGGCGTCCCGGCAGACGGACGGGCCGGTGCGGGTGTACTCGGACAGCGAACTCGTCGTCCGCCAGATCACCGGGGCCTACCGCGTGAACAAGGAGCACCTGCGCGAACTGAAGGACGAGGTGCTCCGTATCGCCGGGCAGTTCACGTCGGTGACCTTTGTGTCGGTCCGCCGGACCGACCCCTGGATCGGGCGCGCCGACGAACTCTGCAACCGGGAACTCGACGCCCGGAGGGGCCGCTGA
- a CDS encoding IS256 family transposase has translation MDPLALIEDYLSDNENGMKTLITWFLNQVMLLEALHQAGAEQYERTDARKAHRNGYKKRSLKTRYGETILQKPQFREFPFETQVFGRYSRVEKALENAIFESYLQGVSTRRIQEIVAHFGIEQLSPASVSRIAKDLDEQVHAFLQRPIEQEIPYLFVDASYYKVREGPRYITKALLVIAGVRMDGYREILGARITDCENEMFWSGLFEDLKERGLVGVKMVVSDGHAGIQKAAEAAFLGASWQMCSVHCTRAVLKNIPRKHQKEVAESLKEAYGDEERLQQLADDLNERGYRKAANTIERFIPGLMSYTAFPKEHAKRIRTTNMMERVNKELKRRTKVVGAFPNEESLLRLAGSILMDINEEWVTGRRYLTMEGE, from the coding sequence ATGGATCCCTTAGCGTTAATCGAAGATTATCTTTCCGATAATGAGAATGGCATGAAGACCCTCATCACCTGGTTCCTCAACCAGGTGATGCTGCTCGAAGCCCTCCACCAGGCGGGAGCCGAGCAGTATGAACGAACCGATGCGCGGAAGGCTCACCGAAACGGCTACAAGAAGCGATCTCTGAAAACCCGATATGGAGAAACGATCCTCCAGAAACCGCAGTTCCGAGAATTTCCCTTCGAAACACAGGTATTTGGACGCTATTCCCGGGTTGAGAAGGCTCTTGAGAATGCTATCTTTGAATCCTACCTTCAGGGAGTCTCAACCCGCCGGATCCAGGAGATTGTTGCTCATTTTGGCATCGAACAACTCTCTCCTGCTTCAGTATCCAGGATAGCAAAGGACCTCGATGAACAGGTCCATGCATTCCTTCAGAGGCCGATTGAACAGGAGATTCCCTATCTCTTTGTGGATGCTTCGTACTACAAAGTCAGAGAGGGACCACGCTACATCACCAAAGCTCTTCTGGTGATCGCCGGTGTTCGAATGGATGGCTACCGCGAAATCCTGGGAGCCAGAATCACTGATTGTGAAAATGAGATGTTCTGGTCGGGATTGTTCGAAGACCTCAAAGAACGAGGATTGGTGGGTGTCAAGATGGTTGTCTCAGATGGTCATGCCGGGATCCAGAAGGCGGCGGAAGCCGCCTTCCTCGGCGCATCGTGGCAGATGTGCTCGGTCCATTGCACCCGGGCGGTTTTAAAGAATATTCCACGGAAACATCAGAAAGAAGTTGCTGAGTCCTTGAAGGAGGCATATGGGGACGAGGAAAGACTTCAGCAGCTTGCAGATGATCTGAACGAACGAGGATATCGGAAAGCGGCCAATACGATCGAGAGATTCATCCCGGGACTTATGAGTTACACGGCGTTCCCGAAAGAGCACGCAAAGCGGATCCGAACGACGAACATGATGGAAAGAGTCAACAAGGAACTGAAACGGAGAACCAAAGTTGTAGGGGCCTTTCCCAATGAAGAGTCACTCCTCAGGCTGGCAGGATCCATCCTGATGGACATCAATGAGGAGTGGGTGACCGGCAGAAGATATTTGACGATGGAGGGGGAATGA
- a CDS encoding YbhB/YbcL family Raf kinase inhibitor-like protein: MALFLLSANLGWIQGQIIFTEDSLHCLPPESETDAPVRMVQGTNGYGSIGYRGPCPPPGETHRYYFRIYALDSFLALPPGSGQHDLVAAMQGHATAYGETFAMYRRP; this comes from the coding sequence ATGGCCCTGTTTCTCCTTTCTGCAAATCTAGGTTGGATTCAGGGCCAAATTATTTTTACAGAAGATTCGTTACACTGTCTCCCACCCGAGTCCGAGACCGACGCCCCGGTCAGGATGGTACAGGGGACGAACGGCTACGGGAGCATCGGTTACCGTGGACCCTGCCCGCCGCCGGGCGAGACGCACCGCTACTATTTCAGAATTTACGCCCTGGACTCTTTCCTGGCGCTCCCGCCGGGCTCGGGGCAGCACGATCTTGTGGCGGCGATGCAGGGGCATGCCACGGCATATGGCGAGACCTTCGCGATGTACAGGCGGCCGTAA
- a CDS encoding CBS domain-containing protein — protein MTLIECCQAPVVSVPPETPVYDVAGIMAEQNVGSVVVVEGKKPVGIVTDRDITVRVTAAGRDPKGIPVRAVMTADLLALPDSTGLYEALEAIRKKGVRRVPVTDEGGSLVGIITVDDVIRLLAVEMERIAAVIKSGSPNI, from the coding sequence ATGACATTGATAGAATGCTGCCAGGCGCCGGTGGTGAGCGTCCCGCCGGAGACGCCGGTCTATGACGTTGCAGGCATCATGGCAGAGCAGAATGTGGGAAGCGTCGTCGTGGTCGAGGGCAAAAAGCCGGTGGGTATCGTCACAGACCGCGATATCACCGTCCGGGTCACCGCCGCAGGACGTGACCCGAAAGGGATCCCGGTGCGTGCGGTGATGACCGCCGACCTGCTCGCGCTCCCGGACTCGACCGGGCTGTACGAGGCGCTCGAAGCGATCCGGAAGAAAGGGGTGCGAAGGGTGCCGGTGACCGATGAGGGGGGTTCCCTGGTCGGGATCATCACGGTCGACGACGTCATCCGCCTGCTGGCGGTGGAGATGGAGCGGATCGCCGCCGTGATCAAGAGCGGGAGCCCTAATATCTAA
- a CDS encoding Clp1/GlmU family protein produces MDHVWERGYLKIPHAYLVQMIVPHPLWDALLPLLSGTVYLIGAGNCGKSTLARWLSERCGDAALLDGDAGQPTLGPPGTLGLALPCGGRRRRFVGALTPSMAPLATLSGLRLLLDAAYAAGAATVIVDPCGYIRGEGGREFQRRSIEVLSPDHIVAVGRDAEIDLVLSLFSCRTGLSIHRLPVSPHARRRSQAARRRYREERFADWMADARPLTLPGVLRAGVFPDRPEGYFAGLCDGDGWMLTAGVILGDADGEICLLAPPSLPGRAAYIEVGRFRP; encoded by the coding sequence ATGGACCATGTGTGGGAAAGAGGATATTTGAAGATACCGCACGCCTACCTCGTTCAGATGATCGTCCCCCACCCTTTATGGGATGCGCTTCTTCCCCTCCTCTCAGGCACCGTCTATCTGATCGGGGCTGGGAACTGCGGGAAATCAACCCTTGCACGATGGCTCTCTGAGAGATGCGGTGACGCCGCCCTGCTCGACGGCGACGCCGGCCAGCCGACGCTGGGGCCGCCCGGCACCCTCGGGCTTGCCCTGCCCTGTGGCGGCAGGCGTCGCCGGTTCGTTGGCGCTCTCACGCCGTCGATGGCGCCGCTCGCCACGCTCTCTGGTCTTCGCCTCCTCCTCGACGCCGCATATGCGGCGGGTGCTGCCACCGTGATCGTGGACCCGTGCGGGTATATCAGGGGCGAAGGGGGCCGGGAGTTCCAGCGCCGCTCGATCGAGGTGCTCAGTCCAGACCACATCGTCGCTGTCGGGCGGGATGCGGAGATCGATCTGGTGCTCTCCCTCTTTTCCTGCCGCACCGGCCTCTCGATTCACCGGCTCCCGGTCTCGCCCCATGCGCGGCGGCGCTCGCAGGCGGCGCGGCGCCGGTACCGCGAGGAACGGTTTGCGGACTGGATGGCCGACGCCCGTCCCCTCACCCTGCCCGGTGTCCTCAGGGCCGGGGTCTTCCCGGACCGGCCTGAAGGATATTTTGCCGGCCTCTGCGACGGCGACGGCTGGATGCTCACCGCCGGGGTGATCCTCGGGGATGCGGACGGGGAGATCTGCCTTCTGGCCCCGCCCTCGCTGCCCGGCAGGGCGGCGTATATTGAGGTAGGGAGGTTCAGGCCGTAA
- a CDS encoding STAS domain-containing protein has protein sequence MEDQRVAITERPAGDTSVISIVGRLDATSSSSASLALEQSISQGKHAIILDLSDLAYTSSSGLRVFLAALKQMRKAGGEVLIARPNPHVMEVFTIAGFDRIIPIYESVDEALAAAEKA, from the coding sequence ATGGAAGATCAACGTGTGGCGATCACAGAACGCCCTGCAGGGGATACCTCCGTCATCTCCATCGTGGGGAGACTCGATGCCACCTCGTCGTCGTCGGCGTCTCTCGCTCTTGAGCAGAGCATCTCGCAGGGAAAACATGCGATCATCCTTGACCTCTCGGATCTCGCCTATACCAGTTCCTCCGGTCTGCGGGTGTTTCTTGCGGCGCTCAAGCAGATGCGCAAGGCCGGAGGGGAGGTGCTGATCGCCCGCCCGAACCCGCACGTGATGGAGGTCTTTACGATCGCCGGCTTCGACCGGATCATTCCCATCTACGAGAGCGTCGACGAAGCGCTTGCCGCAGCAGAAAAAGCATGA
- a CDS encoding sensor histidine kinase has product MKINDVGEALEPVCLPLMVLGREGRLVQTNARFRAAFCRGSDPGACRLGEIGGGILSDQAIAEFINEIRARGSALSRITTGNHTFEAWGSLLSGGEEERLLIALSSVSGRLSEEDRAERLNRQLGIVLDILRSTTSSSSLQDTLTAVVQKTVELLDFDAGAIYLSDKKRGSANLRAWYGLYTLYFPESVDLAIAAPEMLAVFHQGRPDYSEAYLEVAHEEGELGVYSRAIVPVSVPDGTVLGALAIASSDFHPFTPIEQESLEAIGREVGGVIHKAALAEELAAAKAEAEFYLDVMIHDINNANSVAMGYLDLLREEISGEQRTFADRCLQGIRQSSGIIEEVRILRTCRGGEAALIPVSLGRVIATAIAHMPGVAIAYDGTEATVLADDLLGQVFVNLIGNSVKFGGPDVSITLSIRDEDEAVGICIADNGPGIPDHQKEKVFERFFRSDPSKPGRGMGLFIAAMLVKRYGGAIRAGDRVPGRSEEGAAFCFTLKKVVP; this is encoded by the coding sequence TTGAAGATAAACGACGTCGGCGAGGCTCTGGAGCCGGTGTGTCTCCCCCTGATGGTGCTGGGCCGGGAAGGACGCCTCGTCCAGACGAACGCCCGTTTCAGGGCTGCATTTTGCAGGGGTTCCGATCCCGGCGCCTGCCGACTCGGGGAGATCGGAGGCGGAATTCTTTCAGATCAGGCGATCGCAGAATTTATCAACGAGATTCGCGCTCGCGGCTCAGCCCTGAGCCGCATCACCACCGGAAACCATACCTTCGAGGCATGGGGAAGCCTGCTGAGCGGGGGAGAGGAGGAAAGGCTGCTGATCGCCCTTTCGAGCGTCAGCGGACGCCTGTCTGAAGAGGATCGCGCCGAGCGGCTCAACCGTCAGCTCGGGATCGTCCTCGACATCCTCAGGTCGACCACATCCTCCTCCTCCCTCCAAGACACCCTGACGGCGGTCGTACAAAAGACGGTGGAACTGCTGGACTTCGACGCAGGGGCCATCTATCTCTCAGACAAAAAAAGAGGTTCCGCCAACCTCAGGGCATGGTATGGCCTTTATACCCTGTACTTCCCGGAATCCGTCGATCTGGCGATAGCGGCCCCGGAGATGCTGGCGGTCTTTCATCAGGGACGCCCCGACTACAGCGAGGCCTATCTCGAGGTCGCCCACGAAGAGGGAGAACTCGGCGTCTATTCCCGCGCCATCGTTCCGGTCAGCGTTCCCGACGGCACGGTCCTCGGCGCCCTCGCCATCGCAAGTTCTGACTTCCACCCCTTCACCCCGATCGAGCAGGAGAGCCTCGAGGCGATCGGCCGCGAGGTCGGCGGCGTCATCCACAAGGCCGCCCTTGCCGAGGAACTCGCCGCTGCAAAGGCCGAAGCCGAGTTCTACCTCGACGTGATGATCCACGACATCAACAACGCAAACAGCGTGGCGATGGGATATCTCGACCTCCTCAGGGAAGAGATCTCAGGAGAACAGCGCACCTTCGCCGACCGGTGCCTGCAGGGGATCAGGCAGAGCAGCGGGATCATCGAGGAGGTGCGGATCCTCAGGACATGCAGGGGCGGGGAGGCCGCCCTGATCCCGGTCTCGCTGGGCCGGGTGATCGCGACGGCGATCGCACATATGCCCGGCGTTGCGATCGCCTACGACGGGACCGAAGCCACTGTGCTCGCCGACGATCTCCTCGGCCAGGTCTTCGTCAACCTCATCGGAAACAGCGTCAAGTTCGGCGGCCCCGATGTCTCGATCACGCTCTCGATCAGAGACGAGGACGAGGCGGTCGGCATCTGCATCGCCGACAACGGCCCGGGGATCCCGGATCACCAGAAAGAAAAAGTATTCGAGCGCTTTTTCCGGAGCGATCCTTCGAAGCCCGGGCGGGGCATGGGCCTCTTCATCGCCGCCATGCTGGTGAAGCGCTACGGCGGGGCGATCCGGGCGGGAGACCGGGTGCCGGGTCGGTCGGAAGAGGGCGCCGCATTTTGTTTCACCCTGAAAAAGGTCGTCCCCTGA
- a CDS encoding nitrogen regulation protein NR(II): protein MAQVYPEYIGIGLSPFYDLFDELGEGICIHDGEGAILWSNRRLEDLAGCPAGSLAGLDAALFISSHFLPERQKQEIFEGLLRTAFLNGLQIRGLRCSLEGARGCQIEYSSHVMGRGPFAGLRLDRFREV from the coding sequence ATGGCTCAGGTATATCCGGAATATATCGGCATCGGTCTTTCGCCTTTTTATGACCTGTTTGATGAACTTGGCGAGGGGATTTGCATCCACGATGGGGAGGGGGCGATCCTCTGGTCGAACAGACGCCTTGAAGACCTTGCCGGATGCCCCGCGGGCTCGCTCGCCGGTCTGGATGCCGCCCTCTTTATTTCATCGCATTTCCTCCCGGAGCGTCAGAAACAAGAGATCTTTGAGGGGTTGCTCAGGACCGCCTTTCTCAACGGTCTGCAGATCAGGGGATTGCGGTGCTCCCTTGAAGGGGCAAGGGGGTGTCAGATCGAGTATTCGAGCCATGTGATGGGGAGGGGGCCGTTCGCAGGGCTGAGGCTCGACCGCTTCAGGGAGGTGTGA
- a CDS encoding PAS domain-containing protein yields the protein MSCLELSEKTETDVSIFELFNEMNDGIVIQEINGRFLWANEAMGEIIGIPHSMIVGMDAVDFFSVYFSPVQQNQKLFINLLKNTFKYNLSLNHVLCNLKYSPGRLFEYSTRVMTTHMTSGLRMNIFRISGGSTSAVSAGGYISSTWN from the coding sequence ATGAGTTGTCTGGAACTGTCTGAAAAAACAGAGACTGATGTTTCCATTTTTGAACTTTTCAATGAGATGAACGACGGTATCGTGATACAGGAAATAAATGGGAGGTTCCTATGGGCCAACGAGGCGATGGGTGAGATCATCGGCATCCCGCATTCCATGATCGTCGGTATGGACGCGGTTGATTTTTTCAGCGTATATTTCTCGCCGGTGCAACAGAACCAGAAACTCTTCATCAATCTTCTTAAAAATACGTTTAAATATAATTTGAGCCTGAATCATGTTCTTTGTAACCTGAAATACTCTCCCGGCAGACTTTTTGAATATTCCACCAGGGTTATGACCACTCACATGACCTCTGGCCTTAGAATGAATATCTTCAGGATCAGTGGCGGCTCAACGTCTGCTGTTTCAGCGGGTGGATACATCTCTTCAACCTGGAACTAG